The following nucleotide sequence is from uncultured Methanobrevibacter sp..
AAAAAAGACTGCAAAATAAATGTTCTGGCCAAATCGAATAGCTAATTCTCCCCTATATGAATTGTCTAAAATAGGCCTTGAGGACAATTTGAGATTTTCAAATTCGAGATAAAGTGAATTTGAATTGACATCTATTTCCAGCCAAGTCCACTTTCCCTGTGAAATGGCATCTTCAATAATCTCTTTTGATCTATTGTTCATTTTCTTCACTGCTTAATCTAATAAAATCTTCAAGGGCCCCATCCATGGAATAATCCTTTCCATCATATCGCTTTTTCCAATTGAAATTCTCTATTTCAATTATCTCATCTACGGACTGCCCCCAATTGATTTCAAAACCATAGCCCTTCAAGGTTTTAACAATCTTTTTAGCAATTTCCAAACCTTTCTCTTCATCATATTCAAAATCACCGAAAGCTATGTTCAATGAATTATCCTCTATCACATTTTCAATATCTTCAAAGGTATAGAAACAGAATCCAATAGGATTGAATTTAATATTCCTTAAATGTACAAAGAGCTCAAATGAATCCTGAATTCCCTCTTCAATGTCATAGCCAGCATTATGGATGGAAATGATATTCTCCTTTGTCAAATCGCAAAATGCACTCTTCAAATTAAGGAAATCGTCAGAATCTCCTTCCAAATCTTCAAGATTTTCCTTATTTTCCAAAAGGAGTTTAGAAATCAAATCGTCAGATATGTCCTCTTCAATAAATTCATCAGCAATGATTTCCAATATCTCATCATCACCATAAAAACCGCTCTTGATCAATAGCTGAATTTCATAATTGATCTCATCAATCAGTTCCTTATCCATAATAACACCCATAGACTTTACTTAAAAAATAATAAGCAAATTATAAAAAAAGTAGAAAAATAAAAAAATAGAAATCATTAAGCTCTAATGATTTTAATGGTATAAATGTTTTTTCTTTCAGTCAAAGTGACAACTATAGTGTCATCTCCAACTTTAACAATGCAAAACTCATCCCTGTACTTGTATTCATAACCTTTATTTAAAGCATAACCTCTTAAAGCCTTTAAATGATTTACTTCAAATTTACGATGGAAATCATTAATTACATTTGCAAATACATCAATGTCATCACTAATCTCTATCTCATCAGACTCAATGGTTACAAAGAAGACAAATCCTCCATAATTAACTGCACAATATGCATCATTGCTAAAGAGGGAAGATAC
It contains:
- a CDS encoding DUF6891 domain-containing protein — its product is MDKELIDEINYEIQLLIKSGFYGDDEILEIIADEFIEEDISDDLISKLLLENKENLEDLEGDSDDFLNLKSAFCDLTKENIISIHNAGYDIEEGIQDSFELFVHLRNIKFNPIGFCFYTFEDIENVIEDNSLNIAFGDFEYDEEKGLEIAKKIVKTLKGYGFEINWGQSVDEIIEIENFNWKKRYDGKDYSMDGALEDFIRLSSEENEQ